The Saprospiraceae bacterium genome includes the window AGGCAAAATTGTAGATTATTTAGCCCCAAAATATGATATAGTTGCCCGTTTCCAAGGTGGCCCAAATGCAGGACATACCTTGAAATTCGATGGCAAAAAATTTGTCTTGCATACCGTTCCTTCTGGTATTTTCAGGGAAAACTTGCTCAATTTGATCGGAAATGGGGTCGTCATTGATCCTATTACCCTCGAAAAGGAGTTGTTGGAATTAGAAGCATCAGGCGTCGAATATGCACAGCGCCTTTTGGTATCTCGAAAGGCTCACCTGATCCTGCCAACCCACCGCTACCTCGACGCCGCCTCGGAAAATGCCAAAGGCGTAGAGAAAATAGGCTCTACCCTAAAAGGCATCGGACCTACTTACATGGACAAGACCGGTCGCAATGGCCTGAGGGTAGGAGATATCGAGCGGCCAGGTTTTATGGATAAATATGAAACCTTGAAGCAAAAACACCTTAACCTGATCAAACTTTATCCGCCTATTGATTTTGATCTGGCTACGGAGGAAAAACGCTGGATGGCTAGCCTGGAAAAACTCCGTCAACTGCAAACGGTCGAGGGAGAATATTACCTCAATCGATTATTGGGTGAAGGTAAAAAAGTGCTGGCAGAGGGTGCACAGGGTACCATGCTGGATATTGATTTTGGCACATATCCTTATGTCACTTCTTCTAATACCATCACCGCTGGTGTTTGTACGGGATTAGGAATAGCCCCTCATAAGATTGGAGAAGTGATCGGGATTACCAAAGCTTATTGTACCAGGGTTGGGTCGGGCCCTTTTCCTACGGAGTTGGATAATGAAGATGGCGAATTTTTGCGGAAAGAAGGTGCCGAATTTGGCGCCACCACAGGTAGACCAAGGCGCTGTGGATGGATTGATATGCCTCAATTGAAATACACGGTTTTATTGAATGGAGTCACCCAACTCGTTGTCACCAAGGTAGATGTACTCAATAAATTCAAAGAAATCCAGCTGGCAACCAAATATAAAATCAAAGGCGAAGAGACTACGGAACTGCCATTTGATATTTGCGACATTGTTATTGAACCACTTTATGAATCTCACCCAGGATGGCAAACGTCACTGGATGATGCCACCACCTATGAGGAGTTGCCCGAAGCTGTCCAGACTTATTTGGAACGCCTGGAAACTTATTTAGGGGTGCCTGTTACGATGGTTTCTACCGGGCCGGAGCGACGAAAGCTCATCCTCAAAGAAGTAACTACTACGGTTTGATCCGGGGTTTGCATCGGGATGGGTACTGGTGAAAAATGCTTGTCCATTGAGCCCAACGTGGGCTGTAGACAAAAAGAACGGTAAAAAAGCCCAGCATCTGGCAACACCTTGCCCGCTCCTTTGTTATAGCGGATATGGATCAGAACATTAACAGCGAAAAGCGATTACTCCTGGACGAAATCATGGACCTGGAACGGTTCACCAGGATGAATTTGTTGAATACCATTTCCGGGGTGAAAGGAGCCCATTTGATAGGGACCCTTGGCCATCGAGGGGTGCCCAACCTGGGGGTCTTTAGCTCTATTGTGCACGTCGGGGCAAGTCCGCCGCACATTGGGTTTATCCTCCGGCCATTGACGGTTCCCCGCCATACCTACCACAATATAAAAGCACAAGGCTTTTTTACCTTAAATAGTATCCAAAATGGAATACTCACCAAGGCCCATCAAACCTCGGCCAATTACCCAGAGGGCGTATCCGAGTTTGATGCAGTAGGACTCACGCCCCATTATTCCGACCTTCACCCCGCGCCTTATGTGCAAGAAAGTGCGCTCAAAATAGGATTGGAATGGGTGGAAGAATATCCTATCAAGGCCAATGGTACACTCTTTATCGTAGGAAAAGTCGTAGAGCTGATTTTCCCCACCTCCGCCATGGCACCAACTGGTCATATCGAACACGAACAACTGGATACCATGGCCGTTAGTGGTTTGGATACCTATTATCAACTAGGTGACAAGCAACGACTTGCCTATGCTAGGGCCCCTAAATAGCCTTCTTCGGTATAAAAATAAGTGGGAAAAGTATGGCCTGGAGGATGGTAATGATAACCCCAATTTCATCGGTTGTACCATGAGCCTCCCCACTCATTAACAAAATGGCCTGGATAGGTAGCGGAGCCAAAAGGATGTAAGCTGTAAGTCGGTTGCGACGATTCCAGGTCAGGGTAGATGGCTCCATGTGCTGATCCTTTCGAATAAGCATAATAACCGCAGCCAAAGCAATTAAGGAAATAGGAATAACAATAGCAGAAATGGAGATATGAACATCTAAGGTGTCTCCATGGAACATCGTATCTCCCTCTTTTAGAATGTCAAAAAGCAGGTTTCCAAAACTGATTAACCACCAAGCTGACAATAAGCCATAAAATACTTTTCGGTTTTCTAGCCAGTAAAAAGAATAGAATAAGGCCAGATAAAAGACCAGCATGATGAGTAAAAAGACAAACCCCATTTGGATACCCTGACTTGATACAGGGATACCAAAAAAAGTTTGCCCCCAGCGATAAGAAGCGCCATCAAACAGGCATCGCAGTAGTGGTAGCCAAACCAATACATAGCTAATAGCTGAAAAAAAGAGTACAAAATTGAAAAGCCCATTTCGGGGCCGAACGGCAGTTAATGTTTTCATCAGTAGATTTTTTTTCTGGCAATCTATGGGCAAGCCAGCCATAAAGCCAGAAAAAATAACCCTTTGGGGTGAATTTTTCTCATATGGGGCGAATATCCAAAAGCCCTAAAATGTGTGGAATATAGGTGCGGGAAACAGGTACCGTATCAGGGAAATGATGAATGCTTAGTTGTAGCTGATGGGCGTTGCCTTGTGCTTTTTGAATATAATCTGGATTGATTAAATAGGAGCGATGACAACGAATGATCTGGCTAGCTTCGAGCTGTTCTTCCAGTTTTTTCAAGGAAGATCGAAATAACGTCTTTTTTAGGTGCTGATGCTCCAAATGGAAAATAGCGACATAATTATCCTGTGCCTCAAGTAAAATTAATAGGGTCGAGTCTAGCAGCAATTTATCTTTCCCGTTTTCAGCTACCAGGCTGATCATGTTTTCCATTTTGGCTACTTGTATAGGCTGTCGCTTGAGATAGGTAACCTCTTTTTTAACTTCCCTTTGATTAAAATACAAAATGATGCCGATGGTAGGAATAACCAACATTAAGCCAATGTCGCGGATGAATCCGGCATAGCTACTCCATAACCAATCGTGGAAATCTCCCATCCAATTATAAATATAAAAGGTACAGGTACTTAAGATTAGCCAAAGAAAAACCAGCCTTAATCCTAGGGTCTTTCGATTAGATACCTTCCATAGGATTGGGTTTAATCCAAATTCATAAAGTACCATCACTAGTATATTTATGCCGGTAAAAGTACTTATGCCAATTAACAAAGAGAGCCTGATCTTATGCGTAGGATCATAATTATTAACGCCAAAGGGTTGGAAAATAAGCAAGAAAAATGCAACGTATAAATTGATGAATAAAATAAATAACCATTTATCCTTGGCATCAACCAGAAAGGGGATGGGCTTTTCTAAATAAGTAGTTTTAAATTTGAGTCGATAATTCATAAGGTGGCTATTGGCTCCAAGCTCTAAATTAAGAAGCCTCTTTTGCTTTCCTAATATACAGGACGGATTATTTCACCACCCTTAATATTGAAAGAAAAAGGTATCCGGTTTTCCTTTTATCTTTGAGGGGGAGATGCTGTTTCAAACCCTCTAAATTAAGCTGATATGAAACCAACGAAAGTCGCCATTGTACAGGCTGCACCTGTGTTATTTGACAAACAGGGATCGCTGGCGAAAGTTGCCGAATATGCTGCAGTAGTAGCAAAAGAAGGGGCGGAATTGGTGCTTTTTCCGGAGGCCTTTATTCCCGCCTACCCTCGCGGCCTTAGCTTTGGGATGGTGGTGGGGAGCCGGCAAGACTGGGGGCGCGATCACTGGTTGATGTATTGGGAGAACGCCTTGGAAATACCTGGACCTGCGCTTGATTTCCTGGCCGGCGTGGCCAAAGAAAATAAGTTATTTCTGGTGATTGGAGTGATAGAACGGGATGCCCAGCAAGGAACCTTGTATTGTAGTATGCTTTATTTTAATCCTGAAGGCCAGCTTATTCAGCGGCACAGAAAATTGAAACCGACGGGTTCAGAACGCCTCATCTGGGGAGAGGGTAGGGGGGATGACCTCCAGGTGTTGTCAACGCCATTGGGGCGCCTGGGAGGGCTAATTTGTTGGGAAAACTACATGCCCCTGGCACGCATGGCCTTATACGAACAAAATGTACAGATCTACCTGGCGCCCACCGCCGACCAAAGAGAAAGCTGGCAATCGACGATGGTTCACATTGCATGTGAAGGCCGGTGTTTTGTGTTGGCCTGTAATCAATATGTAACCAAATCACTGTATCCTGCCATTTTTCAGGAGGAAATAAAAGACATGCCAGCGGTGCTTTGCCGGGGAGGAAGTGTCGTGGTGTCTCCTTTGGGCGCGATATTAGCAGGACCGCTTTGGGATGAAGAAGGCGTTTTGTATGCTACACTTGATCTGGCAGACTGCACCAAGGCCAAACTCGATTTTGATGTGTGTGGACACTATGCCCGACCAGATGTGTTTGACTTTTGCTGGAAAAAAGATAATTGATTTTGAAGGCAAGATTGTTTTGCTTTCAAAAACTTATTATATTAGCTTGTTGTTTATCAGAAAAAAGAGCTGAACATTCAGTCTGGGAATGGACAAACACAACATGCTGAATTATTTTGCGCTTAAAGCTTTCTAAATTAATTAAAAATTATGAGTAAAAGAAGAAGAGGTTTCATGGAATCTCGAAATCCTATTATGAATGAGGATGCATTCAGAAAAGCCTCCTTAAATAACAGTGCCCTCGATGCCGATTTTATTCAGGTAGGCGCAGGTCGTATGACGGTACAAGGCGCGGTTAACAAGTCCTTGATTTTATCAGGCATCATGTTGCTTACTGCCTTATGGGGTTTTACATCTCCTAGTTCCATCATGATGTGGGGAGGAGCCATTGGTGGATTAATAGTTGTATTAATAGCCTCGTTTAGGCCTCATCTGTCTCCTACCCTGGCACCAATCTATGCAGGTTTGGAGGGCTTATTTGTTGGAAGTATATCTGCCATTTACGCAGCTGCTTATGACGGCATTATTTTTCAGGCTGTCACCCTGACCATGGGTGTACTTTTTGCCATGTTATTCATTTACAAAGCAGGTATTATAAAAGTAACCGATAAGCTACGGTCTGGTATCTATATGGCGACCGGCGCCATTGCGATTGTCTATCTTGTTAACATTGTATTGTCGTTCTTCGGCATTAATATGCCTTATCTGCATGAGGCTAGCCCAATTGGTATCGGTATCAGTCTGGTCATTATTGCAGTGGCTGCCTTCAATTTATTGTTGGATTTCGATAATTTCGAGAAAGGTGAGGCCTATGGCGCCCCCTCCTATATGGAGTGGTTTTCTGCGATGGGTTTACTGATTACCTTAGTCTGGTTATATATTGAAATTCTTCGCTTGGTAGCGATGTTGTCTTCCAGGGATTAGTGCAGTTGGCAACAATCTATCCTGATTCAAAAATTATTAAATACGCTATAAAGCGCGGAAAGAGTCTCTCCTTCCGCGCTTTTTCTTTACTGCTCATGCCGCAAAGTGATCGGTGTGTCCCTTGTGCAGATAGGTAAGCCATTTTTTTATATCTTTGAAGGATGAAAAAGTTGCCAATTGGTATTCAAACTTTCGATAAAATAATTGAAGAGGACTTCCTCTATATAGATAAAACACAAAAGATTCACCAGCTAATTACTAGTGGTGACTACTTTTTTCTTTCCCGTCCTCGCCGTTTTGGAAAATCGCTTACAATTTCAACAATCAAAGCAATTTATGATGGCAAAGCATCACTGTTTCGTGGTTTGTGGATTGCCGATAAGTGGAATTGGAACAAAAAGAACCCTGTTATTCATATTCCTTTTAATGAAATTGGTTATAAATCGTTGGGTTTGGCGGAAGCCCTTAATCGATTTTTAGATGAACAGGCCGATTTATATAGCATTAAATTAGAAGCGTCTGTTTATGATCAAAAATTTAGAGAGCTAATTCGTAAGCTATCAGTCAAAGAAAAAGTTGTCATTCTGATAGATGAGTATGATAAGGCAATTATTGATTATCTGGGCACAGAAACAGCCCAAGCCTTAACTCATCAACAAATACTTAAAAACTTTTATAGTATCATAAAAAGTAGCGACCCCTATATCGAATTATTACTTATAACAGGTGTTTCTAAGTTTAGTAAAATTGGAATTTTTTCAGACTTAAATAATTTGAATGATATTACTTTTGATTGGCGGTTTGCGGAATTGACGGGCTATACTCAAAAAGAGTTGGAATTTTATTTTGAACCGTATTTTCAAATGGTACTTGACCGAAATAATTTTACTGAATTGACTGAATTATTAAGCCAGGTCCGTTATTGGTATAATGGCTATTCTTGGGACGCGGAGTGTTTTGTTTACAATCCATTCTCCGTACTTTCCTATTTTGCGACTGGAGAGTTTCGTAATTACTGGTTCGAAACGGGGACTCCAAGTTTTCTCTTAGAATTGATGAAGGCTGAAAACAAATACCAATTGAGTAAATTGAAAGTCAATCAGGCTGCCTTTTCATCTTATGATATAGAGAACCTTAAAGCATTGCCTATTTTATTTCAAACGGGGTATCTCACCATAAAGCAAAAACTACCATACAGATACGTTTTAGATTATCCAAATAATGAAGTGCGTGAGTCAATGCTCCAATATATCTTAGCTGATTTGAGTAATGACGATCCAGGGCTTACTACTAATTTTATCCTGAATTTGCAAGAAGCATTTTATGAGGATGATTTGGATCAGGTTATGGAATTGCTCCAAAGTATTTTTGCCCGTATTCCACATCAAATTTTTATAGCTAACAAAGAGGCTTATTATCATTCCTTGCTTTATATCGTATTCCATTTTTTGAAGCTATATACAGTGGCAGCAGAAGTTAGCACTAATAAAGGCAGGATTGATGCAGTAATTGAAACGCCAAGGCATATTTATATCATTGAGTTCAAATTAAATGAAAGTGCTGCTGTTGCTTTAACCCAAATTAAAGAAAATGGCTATCCCGAACAATATGCATCCCGAAAAAAACCAATAGTATTAGTAGGGATCAATTTCGCTGAAGAAAAAAGAGGAATTCAGGATTGGATAGTAGAAAGAATTTAAATTATGCTGACAAAATGTCTTTGTCTTTCTGTAATCACAAGACATTTTGGCCGACCCACCCTGTTTTATCTGCCACAATATCTTCTCCACTCCACTGGCATATTCCTTGCAAATCCATTCTTGTAGGCAATAATAATTGTCAATAAACCAACATCAATTAATCAACAGAAGCCTTAAATTTTTTGTTATAAAAATATAAATAGAGATAAGCCATGAACCTAAATAACCTAACCATAAAATCGCAGGAAGCCCTGCAACGCGCCCAGCAAATTGCCATGGAACACCAGAACCAAGCCATGGAAATAGGGCATTTACTAAAAGGTATACTGGAAGTGGACGAAAGTGTCGCTCCCTTTGTCTTCAAGAAATTGGGGATCAATTTACAAGTCGTGACCCAAGCACTGGATAGTATTGTCGCTTCCTATCCCAAAGGAGGTAGCAGCAATCAATATTTTTCCAGACCAGCAACAGAAGCCATCCAGAAAGCAAACATATTGCTAAAAGAGTTTGGTGATGAATATGTCTCCCTCGAACACCTGCTATTGGGTATTGTAGCCGTAAAAGATACGGTTTCCCAAATGCTAAAAGATGCGGGGGTATCTGAAAAGGCCCTCAAAGCAGCCATTCACGACATGCGGAAAGGCGCCAAAGTGACTTCTTCTAGCGCGGAAGGCAGTTATAATGCATTGAATAAATATGCTGTCAACCTTAATGAGCGCGCCCGCAGTGGAAAACTAGACCCGGTTATTGGGCGAGAAGAAGAAATTCGTAGAGTACTGCATATTTTGGCCCGCCGAACCAAAAATAACCCAATCTTGATTGGTGAACCTGGGGTTGGAAAAACGGCAATTATAGAAGGTTTGGCACACCGGATCATCAATGGAGATGTGCCAGAAGACCTTAGTGGCAAAGTAATTTATGCCTTGGATATGGGAGCTTTAATTGCCGGAGCCAAATACCAAGGCGAGTTTGAAGAGCGCCTAAAAGCAGTCATCAATGAAGTGATTGCGGCAGATGGTGATATTTTCTTATTCATCGATGAAATTCACACCCTAGTTGGTGCGGGTAAAGGCCAGGGCGCCATGGATGCCGCAAATATCCTCAAACCCGCCCTTGCGCGGGGTGAACTACGCGCCATTGGTGCCACAACCTTAAAGGAGTACCAGCAGTTTTTTGAAAAAGATAAAGCACTCGAACGCCGTTTTCAAAATGTAATGGTGGATGAACCCACACAGGAAGATGCGATCTCGATCTTGCGAGGACTGAAAGAACGATACGAGTCTCACCATAAAATCAATATTAAAGATGAGGCGATTGTAGCGGCAGTACAACTTTCTACCCGCTATATCACAGATCGCTTTTTGCCTGATAAAGCAATTGACTTGATCGATGAAGCGGCTGCCCGGTTGCGTCTGGAAATGAACTCCATGCCGGAAGCACTCGATGAGGTAGAACGCAAAATTCGCCAGTTGGAGATTGAGCGAGAAGCGATGAAACGCGAAAAGGACAGTACCAAGCTCAAAAAACTACAAGAAGACCTGGCCAATCTGGAAGAAAACAGAAATGCCCTGCGTGCCCAATGGGAAAGCGAAAGAGAGGTGGTGCTTGGCGTGCAACAGGCCAAGCAAGAAATTGAACAACTGAAGCAAGAAGCTAAACAGGCGGAACGCGAAGGCGATTTTAGCCAAGTAGCGGAGATCAGATATGGCCGTATTCCAGATGTAGAAGAACGCCTGGCTGTGTTTAATCGCAGGCTACAGGACATGCAGGCAACCGGTAAACAATTGGTCAAAGAAGAAGTCGAAGCAGAAGATATTGCCGAAATTGTAGCCAAATGGACGGGCATACCTGTCACCAGAATGCTGCAAAGTGAAAGAGAAAAGTTATTGCTGCTAGAGGACCAATTGCATAAGCGGGTCATCGGACAAGAAGAGGCCGTCGAAGCGGTATCAGATGCGATCCGACTGAACCGAACAGGCCTATCCAATGAGAAACGTCCTATTGGCTCCTTCC containing:
- a CDS encoding adenylosuccinate synthase; this encodes MAVDVILGLQWGDEGKGKIVDYLAPKYDIVARFQGGPNAGHTLKFDGKKFVLHTVPSGIFRENLLNLIGNGVVIDPITLEKELLELEASGVEYAQRLLVSRKAHLILPTHRYLDAASENAKGVEKIGSTLKGIGPTYMDKTGRNGLRVGDIERPGFMDKYETLKQKHLNLIKLYPPIDFDLATEEKRWMASLEKLRQLQTVEGEYYLNRLLGEGKKVLAEGAQGTMLDIDFGTYPYVTSSNTITAGVCTGLGIAPHKIGEVIGITKAYCTRVGSGPFPTELDNEDGEFLRKEGAEFGATTGRPRRCGWIDMPQLKYTVLLNGVTQLVVTKVDVLNKFKEIQLATKYKIKGEETTELPFDICDIVIEPLYESHPGWQTSLDDATTYEELPEAVQTYLERLETYLGVPVTMVSTGPERRKLILKEVTTTV
- a CDS encoding LytTR family DNA-binding domain-containing protein, producing MNYRLKFKTTYLEKPIPFLVDAKDKWLFILFINLYVAFFLLIFQPFGVNNYDPTHKIRLSLLIGISTFTGINILVMVLYEFGLNPILWKVSNRKTLGLRLVFLWLILSTCTFYIYNWMGDFHDWLWSSYAGFIRDIGLMLVIPTIGIILYFNQREVKKEVTYLKRQPIQVAKMENMISLVAENGKDKLLLDSTLLILLEAQDNYVAIFHLEHQHLKKTLFRSSLKKLEEQLEASQIIRCHRSYLINPDYIQKAQGNAHQLQLSIHHFPDTVPVSRTYIPHILGLLDIRPI
- a CDS encoding ubiquinol cytochrome C oxidoreductase, whose amino-acid sequence is MKTLTAVRPRNGLFNFVLFFSAISYVLVWLPLLRCLFDGASYRWGQTFFGIPVSSQGIQMGFVFLLIMLVFYLALFYSFYWLENRKVFYGLLSAWWLISFGNLLFDILKEGDTMFHGDTLDVHISISAIVIPISLIALAAVIMLIRKDQHMEPSTLTWNRRNRLTAYILLAPLPIQAILLMSGEAHGTTDEIGVIITILQAILFPLIFIPKKAI
- a CDS encoding flavin reductase, producing the protein MDQNINSEKRLLLDEIMDLERFTRMNLLNTISGVKGAHLIGTLGHRGVPNLGVFSSIVHVGASPPHIGFILRPLTVPRHTYHNIKAQGFFTLNSIQNGILTKAHQTSANYPEGVSEFDAVGLTPHYSDLHPAPYVQESALKIGLEWVEEYPIKANGTLFIVGKVVELIFPTSAMAPTGHIEHEQLDTMAVSGLDTYYQLGDKQRLAYARAPK
- a CDS encoding Bax inhibitor-1/YccA family protein, translated to MSKRRRGFMESRNPIMNEDAFRKASLNNSALDADFIQVGAGRMTVQGAVNKSLILSGIMLLTALWGFTSPSSIMMWGGAIGGLIVVLIASFRPHLSPTLAPIYAGLEGLFVGSISAIYAAAYDGIIFQAVTLTMGVLFAMLFIYKAGIIKVTDKLRSGIYMATGAIAIVYLVNIVLSFFGINMPYLHEASPIGIGISLVIIAVAAFNLLLDFDNFEKGEAYGAPSYMEWFSAMGLLITLVWLYIEILRLVAMLSSRD
- a CDS encoding carbon-nitrogen hydrolase family protein, coding for MKPTKVAIVQAAPVLFDKQGSLAKVAEYAAVVAKEGAELVLFPEAFIPAYPRGLSFGMVVGSRQDWGRDHWLMYWENALEIPGPALDFLAGVAKENKLFLVIGVIERDAQQGTLYCSMLYFNPEGQLIQRHRKLKPTGSERLIWGEGRGDDLQVLSTPLGRLGGLICWENYMPLARMALYEQNVQIYLAPTADQRESWQSTMVHIACEGRCFVLACNQYVTKSLYPAIFQEEIKDMPAVLCRGGSVVVSPLGAILAGPLWDEEGVLYATLDLADCTKAKLDFDVCGHYARPDVFDFCWKKDN
- a CDS encoding ATP-binding protein, producing the protein MKKLPIGIQTFDKIIEEDFLYIDKTQKIHQLITSGDYFFLSRPRRFGKSLTISTIKAIYDGKASLFRGLWIADKWNWNKKNPVIHIPFNEIGYKSLGLAEALNRFLDEQADLYSIKLEASVYDQKFRELIRKLSVKEKVVILIDEYDKAIIDYLGTETAQALTHQQILKNFYSIIKSSDPYIELLLITGVSKFSKIGIFSDLNNLNDITFDWRFAELTGYTQKELEFYFEPYFQMVLDRNNFTELTELLSQVRYWYNGYSWDAECFVYNPFSVLSYFATGEFRNYWFETGTPSFLLELMKAENKYQLSKLKVNQAAFSSYDIENLKALPILFQTGYLTIKQKLPYRYVLDYPNNEVRESMLQYILADLSNDDPGLTTNFILNLQEAFYEDDLDQVMELLQSIFARIPHQIFIANKEAYYHSLLYIVFHFLKLYTVAAEVSTNKGRIDAVIETPRHIYIIEFKLNESAAVALTQIKENGYPEQYASRKKPIVLVGINFAEEKRGIQDWIVERI
- the clpB gene encoding ATP-dependent chaperone ClpB — encoded protein: MNLNNLTIKSQEALQRAQQIAMEHQNQAMEIGHLLKGILEVDESVAPFVFKKLGINLQVVTQALDSIVASYPKGGSSNQYFSRPATEAIQKANILLKEFGDEYVSLEHLLLGIVAVKDTVSQMLKDAGVSEKALKAAIHDMRKGAKVTSSSAEGSYNALNKYAVNLNERARSGKLDPVIGREEEIRRVLHILARRTKNNPILIGEPGVGKTAIIEGLAHRIINGDVPEDLSGKVIYALDMGALIAGAKYQGEFEERLKAVINEVIAADGDIFLFIDEIHTLVGAGKGQGAMDAANILKPALARGELRAIGATTLKEYQQFFEKDKALERRFQNVMVDEPTQEDAISILRGLKERYESHHKINIKDEAIVAAVQLSTRYITDRFLPDKAIDLIDEAAARLRLEMNSMPEALDEVERKIRQLEIEREAMKREKDSTKLKKLQEDLANLEENRNALRAQWESEREVVLGVQQAKQEIEQLKQEAKQAEREGDFSQVAEIRYGRIPDVEERLAVFNRRLQDMQATGKQLVKEEVEAEDIAEIVAKWTGIPVTRMLQSEREKLLLLEDQLHKRVIGQEEAVEAVSDAIRLNRTGLSNEKRPIGSFLFLGTTGVGKTELAKALAEYLFDDENLMTRIDMSEYQERHSVSRLVGAPPGYVGYDEGGQLTEAVRRKPYSVVLLDEIEKAHPDVFNILLQVLEDGRLTDNKGRVANFKNTIVIMTSNMGSDIIRENFQGMNDTNKEEIIENTQQLVFDLLKRNVRPEFLNRIDEIIMFSPLSRKDIRGIVELQLNGLRADLAAQNITMKITPEAMDWLAEEGYHPEFGARPLKRLIQKKVLKQLSKQMLMGQVKPGSHVVLDIFDGVVVFRQAIKEEEALVVE